From the Streptomyces sp. 846.5 genome, the window AGCTCGCCGTGGGCCATCACCACCCAGCCCAGGTCACCCGGCTCGCCGATCGGCCTGATCACCGCTTGCGTGTCACCCATCGCGGCCTCCCCGGCAGCTGGACTGAAACGACTGTTTCAGTAAAGCATAATGGCGAAGGTGAACGCATCGGCCCCCACCGACTCCGCCCGCAAGAAGCAGCTGCTCGAACTGGCCTACGCCCACGTCCTGGAGCACGGGCTCGCGGGCATGTCCCTGCGTCCGCTCGCCGAGGCCGTCGGCAGCAGTCCGCGCGTGCTGCTGTTCCTGTTCGGCAGCAAGGACGCGCTGGTGCAGGCGCTGCTCGGCCGGGCCCGCGAGGACGAGCTGCGGATGCTCGACGCGCTCCACCGGACACCGCGTCAGTACGGGCCGGCCCAGGCCGGCGGGCTGGTCTGGGATTGGCTGGCCGATCCGGGACACCGCCCCCTGCTCACCCTGTGGGCCGAGGCCTACACCTGCTCGCTCGTGGACAGGTCAGGACCGTGGGCC encodes:
- a CDS encoding TetR/AcrR family transcriptional regulator, whose protein sequence is MNASAPTDSARKKQLLELAYAHVLEHGLAGMSLRPLAEAVGSSPRVLLFLFGSKDALVQALLGRAREDELRMLDALHRTPRQYGPAQAGGLVWDWLADPGHRPLLTLWAEAYTCSLVDRSGPWAGFARRTVDDWLQVFAAAQEPAVRDTPEGLAERTLLLSVLRGALLDLLATDDHPRTTAAVTSHLRTLAAAAPDRSGEGQSHHETGSPGRGPQRDVAAGGAGQPA